In the genome of Aedes aegypti strain LVP_AGWG chromosome 2, AaegL5.0 Primary Assembly, whole genome shotgun sequence, the window ACCTAAAAGTCCAAAATCTGGGcaaaacgaaactgtcattttgtatgggacttATCTATAGGACCAACCATACACAGCGCACTAACaggcaaaacaaaatttgccgTGACCACTAGTAacacataaaatttgaaggtaatgTGTTATGGTATAATTTGCATGCAACCTCCAGTTTTTACTTCAGTAGATATCTTCTCCGATAAATGAGGTACAAACCATTGCAACAAAGCACTCCAACATTTTATGGAATCCAAAGagcaatattttgagaaatttctattCCTGATGTATCTTTATAGGAATATCTGGTTGAACTCTGTATACGATCctcgaaaaaaatatataacttgaAATGGTGGAttaattattgaagaattttccgCAACACGTTATGGGAGAATGTTGTAAAAATCAAGACGAAACTCCCAGGAAAATGCATGAAAAGGagcatctaaaaaaaaacttttagatcatttaaccctctaatacccaaatttttattttagatttaaatattatttttcgttatctaaaatcgttctaaacacgttctgggcaattattttattttattcgtgaatttttgaattttggttttaatttttataatttttatttttgaacatccctagttttttttcattttttcttgaatccttttctggttgttgatttttggcaataataaaaatttaaatttttgcagtactttttgaaatattaaattttcaattttttttcggagcgtattttattttccgtgtaactaacggaaaaacaggtttgaaattattttgataccaccaggttcttcttttgtgataggtcgatcgtagaaaaatataaaaggtatgatttttttattacacgttaaattaaccccgggcatttatagggtatataagaatacaatttttcaaacaattttcaaaaatacaaaaaagtttcaaaagtcataaaaaaaatatttcttacatgcgtgttatgagtcaaggtttaagccaaaaataaaataattttgatttccggGCTAcgaaaaattacacaaaattccaaagtgtaccccgtctaaagacggggttgggtattagagggttaatcatTTCAAAATAACTATTGAACGATAAGTTGAATAGCATAAAACTATATTATTTCCAGAATCCATGAAATAATTTAATCCAGTTTATCTACAgtatttctcaagaaaactTGAGGGAAAATCCTTAGAAAAGACTCTTGAAAAAACATTCATTGCTATCGCTtagaatttctgagaaaaatgcTGCCATTAATAGCTGTAGATCTTCTTAGATGTTGAGCCTTAATCTGATAAGACAAGATTGTGAAAATTTTCCAGAGACAACCTCTCAAAAATACAACTTTATGAAGAAAATGTCAGAAAAATTTTTTGTGGAGAAATGTACAAagataaaatttttggaaagatCCTGGAAGAATAGCGATGAAAATCCTCggagtttttccaagaaagaAATCTTGCTTACAGAACTTGTTTGGCAATCTTGAAACGTTTTTTATGGACAGCCAGGTGTGATCAGGTCCTCTTCCCTTCTTGCTACCCTCTGGCTCCGCCCATGAGACGGACGCTCTACGGAAGGACATCAATTCCAGCGCTTTCTAAAACTAAACACGACGTCGTCGTATTCGTATTCGTAGTTGTACACGCTCAGAACCACACCGCAACGGAAATGCGAAGCAATGTGAAAGTTTGCTAAATGTCCTTTGGTTTGCGGTCGGTGTAGGTAGTTAGTGCGGTTAAGAGCACGCGCTGGCTGGTTGATTTATGCGAATGTAATTATAAAGCGGTTAAAAAGTAATGGCCTCCACTCTGACTCCGGGAAAGTTCCAGCATAAGTCTAAGAGCGAGAGAGAGTGGTGGAGGATATTGTATGTTGCATATCTTATTTGTTCGAGGTCGTTGCGAAATAACAGCAGGGTAAACTTTGCTTTGCTTGTTTGAGCAAGCAGTGATAAGTTGCGTTTGAGGGCAATGCTAATTTTGGGGTAATCACATGTCATATGGTTTATTAAGTTGGATGTCACGAACAGGACCGTATGTTACGAgacccaagcagcacatattgttacaaAAAAGCCATAACAACCCTCGTGCTCTGCGTATACAAAAAGATTTGTGTTTGTGGCAGCTTTTTAAACCTcctaaatcaatgaaacagtactCCTCAGTGCTACTTTATATCTAgatcccttttcgatccttgATTGGACCTGtgcttttaattttttgttgagATCGTTAGCGAAAGCTAACGGTGGTCCTTGGGCATCGTCTTAGGAAAAAACACCTCTAAGAAAGTCTCGCTGAATATACACTGAATATGAATGCTATCACAAACAAAAGaaacacagaaagaaaaatgcatgtaaatttcagcgtaaaaccatgtacatgaagggaatgccaggcatgtcgcaaatttacacgacacatcgtgtaaatttacaataacatcatgtaacTTTCCGCTATACATAGTGTAATCTGGCATGGACTCTAaacgattacgcgacaattcgcataaattcacatgatgttgatgtaattttacatgatgcgtcatttaaatttacgatatatctggcattcccttcatgtgcatgattttacgctgaaatttacatggatttttctttctgtgaagGATGcttctctgaattcacaacatCCTTTCAAAAAAGTTCGTTTTAAAACAAGCCCTAAACTTGGCAAAAAAGGAAGGATTTTTTCCCAATGAGCTGCAATCATTACACCGCAGAAAACAGAATTTGTACCGCCGCTGAAAGTTCCTGACCTCAGGAAATTTCCGTACCATTACTGACTTCTTGATCGAAACCCATATTCGCCGTCAATTATCAGATCGCCAATCTTTAATTTATTGCCATTGAAGCTGCATTCGCGCTTCACGTTCCTGAAATAGCATCAATTCGCAGAAATACTCAAGAACCTCGTGTTGAGCCGCAAACAACAAGCGTCGGACCAAGCCCCAAAAGATGCACCTCGCTATCAACGACCGAGTTTGTTATGACTTACCCTCATCATCACGTATCCGATGTAGCCAAGCGCCGCAATCAGAAACACCAACCCTGGCGGAATGCTCGCGGCCACGTTCAACAAGTAGGCGAGCGCTGATAGCTGGACGAAACAGCCTACTATGCAGGTGTAAACGGTGAGTCTGAGGGGGAGTTGATTATTCTGCGACACTTTGTCTTGCGACGAATTATCCAGTAATCTGTGCCGCAACTCCTCGGTGGATAATTTCGCTGATGCAGtgtcctgggattcttccttacaGTCGAAGAATTGTTCCGCTGCGAGCTCTTCAGTTTCCGAAGAATCGAGGCGATCTTCAGTCTGGACAGCGGTATCCACGCAGTCAACTAAGCGACTAGTCGGTTCATCCTccgtaggacagtcaaagcgtCCATTGTCACATTCGGACTTATCGGTGGAGATGATCATCGACAGGGTCAACCTGAGGAACAACTGCGAATTGAACGGAAAGTCAGAATAAAAATTCTACCCCAGCAAAGCATTACCACTTACCCGAACGGTTTTAAATCGGCCATCCTTGGTAACCGACTCCAGCGTTCCGCTAACCAGCTTGCTGAACGGCGTCAGAAATAGGAAGCCCAGGATTCTGTACGTGACCGACTGGAGGACGCCACGTGTCGTGACGATGAGCGATTCGAAAACCGACTTGAGGGCTTCCTTGTTGGATTTGAAACCTGCCGAACGATGGAAGGAAGGAAGAAAGGAAACAAGAGGGATATGAGAAATTTAAATCGACAAATAAAACTGTGCAAATTATTTGTTTGCTTGGGTGGCCGCTGTCACAGTGGTTTGATCTACGGCAAATGTCGGTCAAAAGCTAAACTTTCTTCAGAATGATGAATGATTTTGCTGTTTTGATTAACTTATACTgacgtgaatcgcaagtcagtcccatatgCCTATtctgtcaaaattgagttgagatcAGTTCTCAACaaatcttccaatgctctttcagctgccgcTGTCAATGTGGTTTGAGCTAGAACAAATGTCGGTGAAATTCTCAAACTTGCTTTACAATGATAAACATTTTTGCAGTTTTGCTTAATTTatatatttgaaattattttttgtttcataataAAACATTATAATATTTAATCTTTAATAATTTCCAGTCTACACGTGAAAAATTGAAAGTAGAACTGATAGGATGGATAATTTCTTCATGGGATAttctagaaaaggaaaaagAAGTAAGGCTATCGGgttattgaatttaaaaatatcctgaagagcactcatcaaataaaattctgccgttgaaattactttgctaattattccatgagcgatgtttggcattaaagtcactaaTAACGAAAAAAACGGCTTATTGCGTATCAATTTCCACAAGTCAGTTCGAGGCAAATTGACTTGCTGCCCAGtgtattgaaaaggcaaatgggCAGCTATGAAAGCATATTTTCCAAGCtgtatttcaacagaaacacgcaaaactttggtttcaaatggcgaaaaaagttgatgttttatacgcctatgaatgatgatagcaactcctccacatgctccatccagtcgatcattacaatAAATAATCTGGATTTTTGTTTACCACACAATTGTTGGTTGGGGAAGCGTGAAAAATATCATAGTTCAGGGCAAACAACCTTGATTTCCAAGGTTTTGGCTACCTCCAAACCACTGTGCCACCGGTCGGATAGATGGATGGATTGTCGGGGTTGGTTGGATCATTGATTTCGTGTACATTCTTGGGCTGCAGTGCCATACAATATCAATTTACAAGCGCCCGGATTTTCATGTAGCCAAGTTTACGACAAGCCATCACACCATCATCGGAGGCAGGCAATACGATGAGGGAGAGTAATTCGTTTGAAATTCGTTATCACatatatttcacaaataaattgCAACGACGTTGGCGTTGGTTGATGACGGACAGTCGGATGAACAAAGAGTCGAACTGGGAAGATGTCGGTAGGTGGGAAAAGCGCTTCAGAGGTAATTCTAATTTGCAATTTAAGGGTGAACGAGGGTCAATCAATGTGAATCAGGGAACATTAGTTGGTTGATGTCGTTTGGATGTTAGTAAACTTACTCGTGATGTTTACACGTTTGTAGATGATAATGACGACAGATCGGTAAACTGTCCAGTTGCGATTAGAGCAGCCTAAAATGCATTCGTTAAGTATACAACGTGATGCTGGAAATTTCAAGGGTAAGGTCGGTCCTGGTTGTATAACTCGAAGACGTCACAGTCAAATCAAGCGTCAGAAGTAAAGACGCAACGATCATAACCGTtgcacttaaaaaaataaagccaCGTGAACGGAAAGTGCAATATTCCTATATGATTTTGCGTCATTTACTAATTACACTATAAATGGTTTAAATAACCAAAGCAGTCGCAATGAAAAGTTGCGCCATAGTAGTTTTGTGTGTTTAACAGAACAGCTATGATGTCATAATGGCGTCAAGCATATTGATTGCGGATAGAGCCAACTAAGCTCACTTAAAATATCCATTTAACTGTGATATTAGTAGGTTTCTTCGAACAAGTAAAACGTGAGATTACGAGTCGCCTTTGATATTTTCGTAGATACCTCAAGGACAAGTTTCATGGAATTTCCAAGACTTTGTTCAAGAATATAATCAAAAACATCTTCAGAGTAcctcaaagattcctccagcgattttcCCAGGAATTCGTCCTGAACATCCACTCTTGATTGTCCTTTCCTTGGCTAAGGAAGCCCTTCAAGGCAAACCCATGCCGATTTTtagtcggttcaggatcttttcataatagaaatttccttgaatttcctgggaatagagtatcatcgtacttgccacacgatatacgaatgcgaaaatggcaactctggcgaagaaaactctcagataataactgcggaagtgctcctaaaaacactaagctgagaagcaggctctgtctcagtggagatgtaatgccaagaagaagaaaataagaAAGAAAAGCTACATTCATGCAATAAAAATGGTTTTAACAAAAATGTTGATTCAAACTTTTAACAAGAAGGGGTTATTTCGATCAGTGTTACCCCGATTGACGGTACCTTCAATTGTGCTAATCTGGAGACAGTTTATATTTACCTCCGTTTTGTAGTTTGCAATAGGAGTCTCCTCTAGTCTCAGACAGTCTCGACTATCTATACGCTGAGCATCTCCAGCAAATATTGATTTTCAAGTGCAGCTAATTACAGAGACACAATTCCATTCACTTGCTGTCACAgaatgaaaaaaacaaaaacaaaataaacacaATGACCTGCTAACTAGATAGATAGACAGACACCGATAACAAACCGTGTGGTGTACGTTGACCTGCTCACGTAACAAACGACCGGTAGTTTTACCGGTATTTTATCACTATATTCATGGTGCTTGTGTTGGTTAGCATCATTTATTAGTTGCTTCTATGAGAATATCAATTTCCAAAGAAGTTGATTCATTAATAGAAATTCAAATTGGAAAAACATTATGTTATGAGCTTATTTCCATTATAAATCTCATTTTCTATTCATTTCACATCACGTTCGAATTGATAATGCAATTCTTAACAAAATAGAGGAAGGGTTTCTAGAGTAGGTTTGGGATTTTGATACTTAAATCAAAGCCAACCTCAAATTTGCAAGatcacaaatctgaagaaccagacaaccgatCAGGCTAAAaaaattgatcgattggtcaccaccagcgaaaCGGATATCTGGTTCTTCatatttcaagcgtgtgctagaataagggcgtaagtctcTCTTTggtgaataaaagtgacaaaatacaagtttgttagaattttttcaCCTCTGGACGTAAGATCgcatcgctgccaagcggtCTGAAATGAAATAGTGATTACAagcttgcatcttgtcacctttcttCACAGCATCAGAGAGAATCCATGAAGAGAAATCGagcatgcgacttacgcccttatgctagcacacgcttgatttgggctatttaaaatttgagatttgccttcgattcatcttcactttaaatATAAAATGCTTTAACTCTTCTACCCTCTAATTTCGTTCTTAACCTTCTGCATGTCCCAAACAAAAGTGATGTTTTCTATGCCTGTAGGTCACATTGactacaaaataaaatcataataaCTACGTGGCATATGCatgggtttttgattttttagctgttttgaaaagaaaattcaattcaaatttactaaaatataaagcaaaactaaaaaaaatcagaaacttTGGATGTTTATATCTTGAACACAATTTTATAGAATGTTATACTTATTTCAGGTAGAGATTTGCAGCATAGAAACCCAAGTATTCACTATCCAATAAGCGGGATTTGGATTCATTGGGCCTTAAAGGGCAAATATAAGACATGTCAGCTGTTGTACATTTAACGTAATCACTATttccgtataagatgtcgccaAAAGGTCTTACACGTACATAAATGAAGGCCATGTATGAGCACAATCTGATCCTTAAATCATGATTtctaaatcatgaaattcataaattggttaggtcataataccAGGATCACAAATcttggttcctggagtcataatcatgattcttcataagcgtaacagTGTGAAGCATCATGACAGCTGTATTACAACTTcagtgtaccgaaaaattttggtccgtggtactgtcaaactcaatgaaatcatggagtgttctcaaaatagggcgtaaactagaattatgctgatggacataaaaaaagttttacaatttttgtttggcatttgtaatatcattataaacgagtgATCACCAAATAACGATTCTCTGAAAGGATTTGTAAGGCTatcgggaagattttgtatggcccacgagcgagttttggatagtggtgtgatgtggtcTGCATGCTGTAAAGTTGCTTATAATAACCAATCCTTTGtttacaaaattatgttttgaccACTTGGCAATTCAAACCAAGACTAGTTTGTTAGGGATcgttcacatattacgtaacacaacagggggagggaaggGGTCTTTTGTAGTGTAACGGTccatacaataaattgaaatcttccatacaaaatctgttactCCAGGGAGGGAGGGAatttaaattggcaaatttcttcgttacgtaatatttgaatcatcccttagaTATTTACGAGGATtattaatttatgaaaaatttactgtagttatccagctttttacgagcgctaatggctgccgccaaCAGGcttgctttctggtagggattggtcgatttaaggtttggcttgggtccgctCAATGTAAAACGACTCAAGCCAATTGTCAAATCGACCGATCCCTACTAGAAAGCGAGTCTATTTGCGGAAGCGCTTTTAAAAGGCTGGAtaagcttgaaatcaatctgagaGCATTTACAGCTATTGACTCGCAGTACATTTTCTTTGTcggatttgaacacttttttctcatactcacccCCTGATATCTAAGTTTCAATCAGATAAGCTTATTGgatgaactatccagctttATACGAGCGCcaatatcaccaaaaattagcCCACTTCTATAAAAAAGTGATCCAGTAATCTGACGTTTGACATGGGTCGCTTGgtatggacttatccaccggtgcACCAAATATACTCACTCCGTGAATTATGACACTTTACCAAAACACGTGGGGAGCATTGAGCTCttgccgagcggtgtcacgaacacattcgcaaatttgctggtggaaaatattgctgtttgattttgctgggaacagctgatctttgtttatattttccaccagcaatttttaggtagtgttggtgacatgtaacatgtatgtacacgagcgcagaaacaaCTATTGAGAAGCGTGACCCGCTAAattgtcaaaattcttggaccgagtgaatttatcaACCCGATGGGCAAAACAATTGACCGGACCCAAACCAAACGTCAATGTgttggatccctaccagaaagtgagcTAACTTTTGGCGGCCATTACCGCTTTTGAAAAGCTTGATCACTCGGGCTCAGactgggtaccacttctagtactgcatttggtccctcggttgtgcaaaaggtacccaagtttgacaaatcgcagtgcacttttcacggcattctagattaccttatgaaccattaaattttgggcaactgcaagggacatggaggtctttaatttgtctttggctgGGTAGTTCATCCAATGGACtaatccacggtcttcttttcttGTCGTTTTTTTCCGATCTgaatatgtttacataaaatgacatccgcaTCAACACGAATGTTTACCGGATGAACAATGCGTAGATTGATGTGCAacgaaatcgtttatttttctgtatacacatatttttatacatttttctgtATGCAGTAAAGGTTTTCCTCGTTTTCCTctcgctggaagttgcagcgtgacgtcatcgtacatTAGTTCATAGGCTTATTTGATTGCAACTTAGTAATTTCTTATGGATGACTTTCCCGCAAAATAAAGCACTAACAGGTCATTTAATCTTTTCACCGAACGAATTGGTGCGCTCTTAAGTTCATTTGGTGCTTAAACttgatgattttattaaatttatttccattggAAGACGAAAATATCCGAttcgcccttatttcatttcatgcCATTCGCTGTTTTGCGTCCGTCAACgacgaaacaaaattccgatctgccatagtgaaaaatcgtgccggcagcggtggatggccccattgtttacgttgcaagtaggtacgtgaaaattgcgttatttGTCACTGCGTGGGGGGGTTGGTGAAAACATAAAGCGGGGCAATTTGCTTCAGCTCATTCgttggtgtattttcataagatgaaaacacgctggaatcatgatatcatgagtcataatcttgtttttggattctgatttctacccgtgatGGGTACAACTTTTAACTGTACCTAAGATAGTTGGAAAAAGTGATTTCAACGGAAAAATTGCTCATTGGACTGCATGTTCGCTTAGTTCAAAATTGTACAACTATAATAATCTAAACAGCTGTAATTATTTCTAACTCGTGTAATTCTGGATACAGAACAGCTGTAAACCATTTCGCTGATTCCTTCAACTTTCAgtcaaaatttgacagttcagtAGTTATTTCCGGTGTAgggccattaggccgaatgccatttgatcAAATGGCGTTCTGC includes:
- the LOC5578050 gene encoding uncharacterized protein LOC5578050, yielding MSSLMDKNKLPGLDGRSKMFLRSNSFQKLCSLAHPMRLKGFKSNKEALKSVFESLIVTTRGVLQSVTYRILGFLFLTPFSKLVSGTLESVTKDGRFKTVRLFLRLTLSMIISTDKSECDNGRFDCPTEDEPTSRLVDCVDTAVQTEDRLDSSETEELAAEQFFDCKEESQDTASAKLSTEELRHRLLDNSSQDKVSQNNQLPLRLTVYTCIVGCFVQLSALAYLLNVAASIPPGLVFLIAALGYIGYVMMRITFNQCSPAEPMHTKAPVEPPRKKSTATKGIHPILAAVSKQVSTVLQSKQMMMVPVSNGSRMSRCDIPPRSRSRPSAPRLLCTDDKTISKIKLL